From a single Nicotiana tomentosiformis chromosome 2, ASM39032v3, whole genome shotgun sequence genomic region:
- the LOC138906276 gene encoding uncharacterized protein, with protein MRYDPSQRDPNLWCEYHETNGHQTWDYRHFQEEVATLLKNGHLREFLSDRAKNNYGHNWDNVKPSKVGKNPLRQTINMIFGGNEINGVTFSATKKMKVSRTHSKRIRKDDITFTEEDTDELLLPYNDALVISLNVLDFNIKCVLVDPGS; from the coding sequence ATGAGATatgatcccagccagagggatcccaacttgtggtgtgaataccacgaGACGAATGGCCACCAGACATGGGACTATCGACACTTCCAggaagaagtggcaacattattaaagaatggtcacctcagagaattcttgagtgaccgagctaagaacaattatggtcataACTGGGACAACGTGAAGCCCTcgaaagtaggaaaaaatcccctgcgtcaaacaatcaacatgatctttggagggaacgagattaacggggtcaccttttcagcaacaaagaagatgaaagtatcaaGAACGCATAGCAAAAGGATTCGgaaagacgatatcacttttacggaGGAGGACACAGATGAATTGTTGCTACCATACAACGACGCactagtaatttctttaaatgtgctagattttaaCATTAaatgtgttctagtggatccaggaagttag